The Agromyces hippuratus genome has a window encoding:
- a CDS encoding glycoside hydrolase family 3 C-terminal domain-containing protein yields MTDTLNTGTGLEAPAADIVAGLTVEEKASLTSGASFWTTQGIERAGIPAIVLTDGPHGVRLQKGSADHLGIGDSVPATCFPPAVALGSTFDPELLERVGTALGEEARAEGVGVLLGPGVNIKRSPLCGRNFEYLSEDPIISGVLGAALVNGLQSQGVGGSLKHFAANNQEHDRMSSSSDVDPRPLREIYLRGFQRVVEDAQPWTVMCSYNRLNGVYTSEDPWLLNTVLRDDWGFEGLVVSDWGAVNDRVVGLPAGLDLEMPSSDGRSAAKLIAAVADGSLDESALDVGARRVVELVQKAVAGARSSTGSVDAAYDVDAHHALAREAAGRGAVLLKNDDAILPLDASTSVAVIGAFAEKPRYQGAGSSLINPTKLDNALDAITEYAGQDNVAFAAGFTTDGSDGAALAAPAVELAASKDVVVLFLGLPGSYESEGFDREDLHLPAEQLALLESVVAANPRTVVVLANGGVVELPFADDVPAILEGWLGGQAGGSAIADVLYGAVNPSGRLAETIPVKLADTPAYLNFPGDFGHVRYGEGLFVGYRWYDARDAEVRYPFGHGLSYTTFGYSDLSVAADAAGLTVRVTVTNTGDRAGREVVQVYTGLAASGVQRAPREIKAFANVALEAGESRQVEIAVRNEDLAYWDIRVDRWIVEPGAYSVEVGASSRDIRLSAVVEVEGEQVRIPLSLESSIAELAADPIAGPIVMQAMGSFASGMADTDIFDEGGLDKMMASFPIGKLAGFPGVPVTPEQIQQLIDLSNSQQA; encoded by the coding sequence ATGACGGACACCCTGAACACCGGCACGGGTCTCGAAGCCCCCGCCGCCGACATCGTGGCGGGCCTCACCGTCGAGGAGAAGGCGTCGCTCACGAGCGGAGCGAGCTTCTGGACGACGCAGGGCATCGAGCGTGCGGGCATCCCCGCGATCGTGCTGACCGACGGCCCCCACGGCGTGCGACTGCAGAAGGGCAGCGCCGACCACCTCGGCATCGGCGACAGCGTGCCGGCCACCTGCTTCCCGCCCGCCGTGGCACTCGGCTCGACCTTCGACCCCGAGCTGCTCGAGCGCGTCGGCACGGCCCTCGGTGAGGAGGCACGCGCCGAAGGCGTCGGCGTGCTGCTCGGCCCGGGCGTGAACATCAAGCGCTCGCCGCTCTGCGGCCGCAACTTCGAGTACCTCTCCGAGGACCCGATCATCTCGGGCGTGCTCGGCGCGGCCCTCGTGAACGGCCTGCAGTCGCAGGGCGTCGGCGGTTCGTTGAAGCACTTCGCGGCGAACAACCAGGAGCACGACCGCATGTCGTCGTCGAGCGACGTCGACCCGCGGCCGCTACGCGAGATCTACCTGCGCGGCTTCCAGCGCGTCGTCGAGGACGCGCAGCCGTGGACCGTCATGTGCTCGTACAACCGCCTGAACGGCGTCTACACCAGCGAGGACCCGTGGCTGCTGAACACGGTGCTGCGCGACGACTGGGGCTTCGAGGGCCTCGTCGTCAGCGACTGGGGAGCCGTCAACGACCGCGTCGTGGGCCTCCCCGCCGGTCTCGACCTCGAGATGCCGTCGTCCGACGGCCGCTCGGCGGCGAAGCTCATCGCCGCCGTCGCCGACGGCTCGCTCGACGAGTCGGCGCTCGACGTCGGCGCCCGCCGCGTCGTCGAGCTCGTGCAGAAGGCCGTCGCCGGTGCCCGCTCATCGACAGGCTCAGTCGACGCCGCCTACGACGTCGACGCGCACCACGCTCTCGCCCGCGAGGCCGCAGGCCGCGGCGCCGTGCTGCTGAAGAACGACGACGCCATCCTGCCGCTCGACGCGTCGACCTCGGTCGCCGTGATCGGTGCGTTCGCCGAGAAGCCGCGCTACCAGGGCGCCGGCTCGTCGCTCATCAACCCGACCAAGCTCGACAACGCGCTCGACGCGATCACCGAGTACGCCGGTCAGGACAACGTGGCCTTCGCCGCCGGCTTCACGACCGACGGTTCCGACGGCGCCGCCCTCGCGGCCCCCGCCGTCGAGCTCGCCGCGTCGAAGGACGTCGTCGTGCTGTTCCTCGGCCTGCCGGGCTCGTACGAGTCCGAGGGCTTCGACCGCGAGGACCTGCACCTGCCGGCCGAGCAACTCGCGCTGCTCGAGTCGGTCGTCGCGGCGAACCCGCGCACGGTCGTCGTGCTCGCCAACGGCGGCGTCGTCGAACTGCCGTTCGCCGATGACGTGCCCGCGATCCTCGAGGGCTGGCTCGGCGGCCAGGCCGGCGGATCCGCCATCGCCGACGTGCTCTACGGCGCAGTGAACCCCTCGGGCCGTCTTGCCGAGACCATCCCGGTGAAGCTGGCCGACACCCCCGCCTACCTGAACTTCCCGGGCGACTTCGGCCACGTGCGCTACGGCGAGGGCCTCTTCGTGGGCTACCGCTGGTACGACGCGCGCGACGCCGAGGTGCGCTACCCGTTCGGCCACGGTCTGTCGTACACGACGTTCGGCTACTCCGACCTGTCGGTGGCAGCGGATGCCGCGGGCCTCACGGTGCGCGTCACCGTGACGAACACCGGCGACCGCGCCGGCCGCGAGGTCGTGCAGGTCTACACGGGCCTCGCCGCCTCGGGCGTGCAGCGCGCTCCGCGCGAGATCAAGGCCTTCGCGAACGTCGCCCTCGAGGCCGGCGAGTCGCGTCAGGTCGAGATCGCCGTTCGCAACGAGGACCTCGCGTACTGGGACATCCGCGTCGACCGTTGGATCGTCGAGCCCGGTGCCTACAGCGTCGAGGTGGGCGCGTCGAGCCGCGACATCCGTCTCAGCGCCGTCGTCGAGGTCGAGGGCGAGCAGGTGCGCATCCCGCTCTCGCTCGAGTCGTCGATCGCCGAGCTCGCGGCCGACCCGATCGCGGGCCCGATCGTCATGCAGGCGATGGGTTCGTTCGCGTCGGGCATGGCCGACACCGACATCTTCGACGAGGGTGGCCTCGACAAGATGATGGCGTCGTTCCCGATCGGCAAGCTCGCCGGCTTCCCGGGTGTTCCCGTGACGCCCGAGCAGATCCAGCAGCTGATCGACCTGTCGAACTCGCAGCAGGCGTAG
- a CDS encoding TetR/AcrR family transcriptional regulator, protein MARNTERRAAIADAGLSVLARDGARGLTHRAVDTAAGVPAGTTSNYFRSRDALVSGLVTRIGERLAPTPADLELRAGRPPSRELFAEYLHDIVRRLTQQREVTLALFELRLEGVRRPEIAELLSAWQHAAFDGDVAFNTAAGLPGGRAEIALFHYAIDGLLLDRLTTPLDPETSTDDIVDALVAGLLPAE, encoded by the coding sequence ATGGCGCGGAACACGGAACGACGAGCGGCGATCGCCGATGCCGGGCTGAGCGTGCTCGCACGCGACGGCGCCAGGGGCCTCACCCACCGTGCTGTCGACACCGCGGCCGGGGTGCCGGCGGGCACGACCTCCAACTACTTCCGCAGCCGCGACGCACTCGTCTCGGGTCTCGTCACCCGCATCGGCGAGCGTCTCGCACCGACCCCGGCCGATCTCGAGCTGCGCGCAGGCCGGCCGCCGAGTCGCGAGCTCTTCGCCGAATACCTCCACGACATCGTTCGACGACTGACCCAACAACGCGAGGTGACCCTCGCCCTCTTCGAGCTCCGACTCGAGGGGGTGCGCCGTCCCGAGATCGCCGAACTGCTCTCCGCATGGCAGCACGCCGCATTCGACGGCGACGTCGCGTTCAACACGGCGGCGGGCCTGCCCGGCGGCCGGGCCGAGATCGCGCTGTTCCACTACGCGATCGACGGCCTGCTGCTCGATCGACTCACGACGCCGCTCGACCCGGAGACCTCGACCGACGACATCGTCGATGCCCTCGTGGCCGGGCTCCTGCCTGCCGAGTGA
- a CDS encoding dihydrofolate reductase family protein: MRELVYYAAVSIDGYIAGPAGEFDAFPVEGDHMQHLNARFADAVPTHIADALGIERDGTTFDTVVMGWNTYAVGLPVAPSPYRHLRQFVFSRTRSEADIPGEHPNLTLTDEDPVAVVRRLKAEPGASIWLCGGGALATVLAEEIDRLVLKRNPLLFGDGIPLFAPGAYRPRAFEEVATTAYESGVVVSEYVRRPSI; encoded by the coding sequence ATGCGAGAACTCGTCTACTACGCCGCCGTCAGCATCGACGGCTACATCGCCGGCCCCGCCGGCGAGTTCGACGCCTTCCCCGTCGAGGGCGATCACATGCAGCACCTCAACGCGCGGTTCGCCGACGCCGTGCCGACGCACATCGCGGATGCCCTCGGCATCGAACGTGACGGCACGACCTTCGACACCGTCGTCATGGGCTGGAACACCTATGCGGTGGGCCTGCCCGTCGCGCCGAGCCCGTACCGGCACCTCCGGCAGTTCGTGTTCTCGCGAACGCGCAGCGAGGCGGACATCCCGGGCGAGCACCCGAATCTCACGCTCACCGACGAGGATCCCGTCGCGGTCGTGCGCCGGCTGAAGGCCGAACCGGGCGCGTCGATCTGGCTCTGCGGCGGGGGAGCGCTCGCCACCGTGCTCGCCGAGGAGATCGACCGCCTCGTGCTGAAGCGCAACCCGCTGCTCTTCGGCGACGGCATCCCGTTGTTCGCGCCGGGGGCGTACCGCCCGCGTGCCTTCGAGGAGGTGGCCACGACGGCGTACGAGTCCGGGGTCGTCGTCTCCGAGTACGTGCGCCGGCCGTCGATCTAG
- a CDS encoding transglutaminase-like domain-containing protein — translation MLLDDELAAYRTQTVCSDPGRMAEWVGEPPSDLAELRRLASGLIFHYRANGELKQHGFDDDRLPEIDLRYAEEQFARLAELRAGPLETPRAATERILGCCRDFTLLVVSLARRAGIPARSRVGFAGYFDDGWWIDHVVAEIWDADAARWRLVEPQLQAGFVDWATGAPLDLVDVPRARFLTGDEAWLAARAGRIDPERSVVAVGLEIPALRSWPYLAHNLVLDLVARAGHEALLWETWGVLDAFSAEAPDAALAADLDRIAVRLADPAVTLDEVRALAADPRFAVPEVVTNHSPLDGSSRRVTLRTS, via the coding sequence GTGCTCCTCGATGACGAACTCGCCGCATACCGCACCCAGACCGTCTGCAGCGACCCCGGCCGCATGGCCGAGTGGGTCGGCGAGCCGCCCAGCGACCTCGCCGAGCTGCGCCGTCTCGCCTCGGGCCTGATCTTCCACTACCGGGCGAACGGCGAGCTGAAGCAGCACGGCTTCGACGACGACCGCCTCCCAGAGATCGACCTGCGATACGCCGAGGAGCAGTTCGCCCGACTCGCCGAGCTGCGGGCCGGTCCGCTCGAGACCCCGCGTGCGGCGACGGAGCGCATCCTCGGATGCTGCCGTGACTTCACCCTGCTCGTCGTCTCGCTCGCGCGCCGCGCCGGCATCCCGGCTCGATCGCGGGTGGGCTTCGCCGGCTACTTCGACGACGGCTGGTGGATCGATCACGTCGTCGCCGAGATCTGGGACGCGGACGCCGCGCGCTGGCGCCTCGTCGAGCCGCAACTCCAGGCGGGCTTCGTCGACTGGGCGACGGGGGCGCCGCTCGACCTGGTCGACGTGCCCCGCGCTCGATTCCTCACTGGCGACGAGGCCTGGCTCGCGGCGCGTGCCGGGCGCATCGACCCCGAGCGCAGCGTCGTCGCGGTCGGCCTCGAGATCCCGGCGCTCCGGTCGTGGCCGTACCTCGCGCACAATCTCGTGCTCGACCTCGTCGCCCGAGCGGGCCACGAGGCGCTGCTCTGGGAGACCTGGGGCGTGCTCGACGCGTTCAGTGCCGAGGCTCCGGATGCCGCGCTCGCCGCCGATCTCGACCGTATCGCCGTCCGGCTCGCCGACCCGGCGGTCACGCTCGACGAGGTGCGCGCGCTCGCCGCGGACCCGCGTTTCGCCGTGCCGGAGGTCGTCACGAACCACTCGCCCCTCGACGGCTCGAGCAGGCGGGTGACCCTTCGCACCAGCTGA
- a CDS encoding helix-turn-helix domain-containing protein, which produces MTTSASLDHGRAAFAEHRWGAAFEDLSRADHERGLAPADLERLSTTTLLLGRDAEGIDLATRAHEAYLEAEDAAGAARIATWIGIYLMGKGDDARGNGWLARARRIADTSEAGAESSTALLLVAAALDDLYAGEPDRAARTFAEAFVIAERVRDRDATALAQLGQGQARLMLGDPVGGLALLDEAMVAVTAGEISPVASGVVYCSVINTCHLAFDVRRAQQWTIALDRWCGDRPEMVMFTGQCQAHRAELYQLHGAWGDAVTAARVAQDRVRLGDWTGSFGAWYQEGEVHRLRGDFDAAEHAFHRAAETGYPAQPGLALLRLAQGRIRLARSSIDEAAEQADPATRRGLLAALVEIDLAAGDLVAARQVADELVAAAAVAEIPMTRAIAARSEAAVRLGEGDALGALPVLRAAWALWQELDAPYEAARCRVLAAQAARSLGDDASAAMDLAAAREVFAALGAVPDVLRVDELARRSPGSGPIALTAREVEVVRLVAEGKTNRAIAGQLYLSEKTVDRHLSNVFAKLGISSRAAATAYAYEHALI; this is translated from the coding sequence ATGACGACCTCCGCTTCGCTCGATCACGGTCGAGCAGCGTTCGCCGAACACCGCTGGGGTGCGGCGTTCGAAGACCTGTCGCGGGCCGATCACGAGCGGGGGCTCGCTCCGGCCGACCTCGAGCGGCTCTCCACAACGACCCTGCTTCTGGGGCGCGACGCCGAGGGCATCGACCTCGCGACGCGCGCGCACGAGGCCTACCTCGAGGCCGAGGATGCCGCGGGCGCAGCCCGCATTGCGACCTGGATCGGCATCTACCTCATGGGCAAGGGCGACGACGCCCGGGGCAACGGCTGGCTCGCCCGCGCGCGGCGGATCGCCGACACGTCGGAGGCCGGCGCCGAATCCTCGACCGCGCTCCTGCTCGTCGCCGCCGCGCTCGACGACCTCTACGCCGGAGAACCCGACCGGGCAGCCCGCACCTTCGCCGAGGCGTTCGTGATCGCCGAACGCGTGCGCGACCGGGATGCGACCGCGCTCGCGCAGCTCGGACAGGGCCAGGCGCGGCTGATGCTCGGCGACCCGGTCGGCGGGCTCGCGCTCCTCGACGAGGCGATGGTCGCCGTCACCGCGGGCGAGATCTCACCCGTGGCATCCGGCGTCGTCTACTGCTCGGTCATCAACACCTGCCACCTGGCCTTCGACGTGCGGCGGGCCCAGCAGTGGACGATCGCGCTCGACCGCTGGTGCGGCGACCGGCCCGAGATGGTGATGTTCACCGGGCAGTGCCAGGCGCACCGTGCCGAGCTGTACCAATTGCACGGGGCGTGGGGCGACGCCGTCACGGCGGCGCGGGTTGCCCAGGACCGCGTGCGGCTGGGCGACTGGACCGGCTCGTTCGGGGCCTGGTACCAGGAGGGCGAGGTGCATCGCCTGCGCGGCGATTTCGACGCGGCCGAACATGCGTTCCATCGTGCGGCCGAGACCGGGTACCCGGCGCAACCGGGGCTCGCGCTGCTGCGGCTCGCACAGGGGAGGATCCGCCTTGCGCGGTCGAGCATCGACGAAGCAGCGGAGCAGGCCGACCCCGCGACCCGGCGGGGGCTGCTTGCCGCCCTCGTCGAGATCGACCTCGCGGCGGGCGACCTCGTGGCGGCCAGGCAGGTCGCCGACGAGCTGGTCGCGGCCGCCGCCGTCGCCGAGATCCCGATGACGCGCGCGATCGCTGCGAGGTCGGAGGCGGCCGTGCGCCTCGGGGAAGGCGACGCCCTCGGCGCACTGCCGGTGCTTCGCGCCGCGTGGGCGCTGTGGCAGGAACTCGACGCGCCGTACGAGGCCGCCCGGTGCCGGGTGCTCGCCGCGCAGGCGGCGCGGTCGCTCGGTGACGACGCGTCGGCCGCGATGGACCTGGCGGCGGCACGGGAGGTGTTCGCCGCGCTCGGCGCGGTGCCCGACGTGCTGCGCGTGGACGAGCTGGCGCGCCGTTCGCCCGGCAGCGGGCCGATCGCCCTGACGGCACGGGAGGTGGAGGTCGTCCGCCTCGTCGCCGAGGGCAAGACGAACCGAGCCATCGCGGGCCAGCTCTACCTCAGCGAGAAGACCGTCGACCGGCACCTCAGCAACGTGTTCGCGAAGCTCGGCATCTCGTCGCGCGCTGCGGCCACGGCGTACGCCTACGAGCACGCCCTGATCTGA